The proteins below come from a single uncultured delta proteobacterium genomic window:
- a CDS encoding Helicase domain/SNF2 family domain protein (fragment), whose amino-acid sequence MADSVGLGKTFTALGVIKYYENRNKSVLVLCPKKLAENWTTFKANYINNPIAADRLRYDVLFHTDLSRSGGMSGGLDLERLNWGNYDLVVIDESHNFRNGGQLSGPDERENRYLRLLNKIIRTGVKTKVLMLSATPVNNRFIDLKNQLALAYEGKPSAWNQKLDTAKPIDEIFRNAQKTFNAWGKLPPEQRTTDALLQSLDFDFFEVLDSVTIARSRKHIEKYYSTEEIGKFPDRLKPISLRPPLTDLNEAISHNQIYASLTQLNLEVYSPSSYIFPSKLEKYAAQSGSNLTQTGREQGIRRLMSINLLKRLESSVYSFQMTLNRVKKLIAGTIAGVDEYEKNGKAMSELFEITDAQCIDADFDLDDQNTDFFEAGRKVKIDLADMDYKTWRARLREDLEVLELLTLMVADITPQHDAKLQSLLELIDCKQQSPINSGNKKLLVFTAFSDTAEYLYANVSRFVREKYGLHSALVTGSTEGRTTIPRFRPTLNNVLTCFSPRSKDKELLMPGSMDSIDILIATDCISEGQNLQDCDYVVNFDIHWNPVRIIQRFGRIDRIGSRNDVIQLVNFWPDLDLDDYINLKGRVETRMKISVMTSTGDDDLINAEEQGDLEYRKRQLERLQNEVVDIEEMSSGISIMDLGLNEFRLDLLDYVKNNGDLDSVPYGMSAVVPSTPETPPGVIYVLRNINTGVNVDGQNRLHPFYMVYIGMDSAVVCNHLLPKNMLDTLRLLCKGKTVPNMPLCRALSAETKEGKDMRAYSKLLGAAINSMVETKAESDIDSLFRSGGTTALVNSINGLDDFELICFLVVR is encoded by the coding sequence TTGGCGGATAGCGTCGGCCTGGGAAAAACCTTCACCGCGCTGGGCGTCATCAAATATTATGAGAATCGCAACAAATCTGTTCTGGTACTCTGCCCTAAAAAACTTGCCGAAAACTGGACGACCTTCAAGGCGAACTACATCAATAACCCCATCGCGGCAGATCGCCTTCGCTATGACGTTCTCTTCCACACCGACCTTTCCCGTAGTGGCGGGATGTCTGGCGGCCTGGATCTGGAGCGCCTGAATTGGGGCAACTACGACCTTGTCGTTATTGATGAATCCCATAACTTCCGCAACGGCGGACAGCTTTCCGGCCCGGATGAGCGGGAAAACCGCTATTTACGCCTGCTCAACAAGATAATCAGAACCGGCGTGAAAACCAAGGTACTCATGCTCTCGGCCACTCCTGTCAACAATCGCTTTATCGACCTTAAAAATCAGTTGGCTCTGGCTTACGAAGGCAAGCCGTCAGCCTGGAATCAAAAGCTGGATACCGCAAAGCCTATTGATGAAATTTTTCGGAACGCGCAAAAAACCTTTAATGCCTGGGGAAAGTTGCCCCCGGAGCAACGAACCACAGATGCGCTCCTGCAATCTCTCGATTTTGATTTCTTTGAGGTCTTGGATAGCGTTACCATTGCCCGCTCGCGTAAACACATTGAAAAATATTACAGCACAGAAGAAATCGGAAAATTCCCGGATAGGTTGAAGCCTATCTCCCTGCGTCCGCCGCTTACCGATTTGAACGAAGCAATCAGCCACAATCAGATTTATGCGAGCCTTACGCAGCTTAATTTGGAGGTTTATTCCCCTTCCAGCTACATCTTCCCCAGCAAGCTGGAGAAATATGCCGCACAATCCGGCTCTAACCTAACGCAGACAGGGCGCGAACAAGGTATACGCCGCCTCATGTCCATCAACCTTCTCAAGCGACTGGAAAGCTCTGTATATTCCTTCCAGATGACCCTGAACCGCGTAAAAAAACTGATCGCCGGTACGATAGCCGGGGTTGACGAGTATGAAAAAAACGGCAAGGCCATGTCTGAGCTGTTTGAAATTACAGACGCACAGTGCATTGACGCAGATTTTGATTTGGACGATCAGAATACGGACTTTTTCGAGGCCGGGCGCAAGGTAAAAATCGACCTCGCGGACATGGATTACAAAACCTGGCGGGCACGGCTGCGAGAAGATCTTGAAGTATTGGAGCTGCTTACCTTAATGGTGGCAGACATCACCCCGCAGCATGACGCCAAACTGCAAAGCCTGCTGGAGTTGATAGACTGCAAGCAGCAAAGTCCCATTAACTCCGGCAATAAAAAACTCCTTGTCTTCACGGCCTTTTCCGATACCGCCGAATACCTGTATGCCAATGTCAGCCGCTTTGTGCGTGAAAAGTACGGCCTGCACAGCGCCCTGGTTACCGGCTCAACAGAAGGCAGAACCACCATCCCCAGGTTCCGTCCCACTCTGAACAATGTGCTGACCTGCTTTTCCCCGCGCTCCAAGGACAAAGAACTGCTTATGCCGGGAAGCATGGACAGCATTGATATCCTCATCGCCACAGACTGCATCTCTGAAGGGCAAAACCTGCAAGACTGCGATTATGTGGTCAATTTCGATATTCATTGGAACCCGGTACGCATTATTCAGCGTTTCGGGCGTATTGACCGTATCGGCAGCCGCAATGATGTTATCCAACTGGTCAATTTCTGGCCGGATCTTGACCTGGACGACTACATCAACCTCAAAGGCCGCGTTGAAACACGCATGAAAATCAGCGTGATGACTTCCACCGGCGATGACGACCTTATCAATGCCGAAGAACAGGGCGATCTGGAGTACCGCAAACGCCAGCTTGAACGCTTGCAAAACGAGGTGGTGGATATTGAAGAAATGTCCAGCGGCATCTCCATTATGGATTTGGGGCTGAATGAGTTCCGCCTTGATTTGCTCGACTACGTCAAAAACAACGGCGATCTGGACAGCGTTCCCTACGGCATGAGCGCCGTGGTGCCCTCCACCCCGGAAACACCGCCGGGCGTTATCTATGTTTTACGCAATATCAACACCGGGGTGAATGTGGACGGGCAAAACCGCTTGCACCCGTTTTATATGGTTTACATCGGTATGGATAGCGCTGTTGTTTGCAACCACCTGCTGCCCAAAAACATGCTGGATACCTTACGCTTGCTTTGCAAAGGCAAAACCGTGCCGAATATGCCGCTTTGCCGTGCCCTGAGCGCCGAAACTAAGGAAGGTAAAGACATGCGGGCATATTCCAAGCTTCTGGGCGCGGCCATAAACTCCATGGTTGAAACCAAGGCGGAAAGCGACATCGACAGCCTTTTCCGCAGCGGCGGTACAACCGCCTTGGTCAACTCCATAAACGGCCTGGATGATTTTGAGTTAATTTGCTTCCTGGTTGTGCGATGA
- a CDS encoding conserved hypothetical protein (Evidence 4 : Homologs of previously reported genes of unknown function), with product MRESMFALPESTQFEKRIPKQKFYANLSITPALKRVFTEQIDTVTWRNKLSAQTLNVAKGERVEELEIFLIKLRQRSLDNTVLELIDREIPYHIFFLLEFVGEFQARIGYKEAGGGRAAFKVDAYYQTDWLPWEKLPLSLSGLNLDAVYENFVRQVAGEKLAAGVSGTADESLKDIVARDKERQNLLKQIAALENKVRREKQFNKQVELNEQLKKLQAELDGMAGR from the coding sequence ATGAGGGAAAGTATGTTCGCATTGCCCGAATCCACCCAATTTGAAAAGCGTATCCCAAAACAGAAGTTTTACGCGAACCTTTCTATTACTCCGGCGCTGAAGCGCGTTTTTACGGAACAGATCGATACCGTCACCTGGCGCAACAAGCTCTCGGCGCAAACGCTGAATGTGGCCAAAGGCGAACGGGTGGAAGAGCTGGAAATCTTCCTGATAAAATTGCGTCAGCGTAGCCTGGATAACACCGTATTGGAGCTCATTGACCGGGAAATCCCTTACCATATCTTTTTTTTGCTGGAATTTGTGGGAGAGTTTCAGGCCAGAATTGGCTATAAGGAAGCAGGTGGCGGGCGGGCGGCCTTTAAGGTGGACGCTTACTACCAGACCGACTGGCTCCCCTGGGAAAAACTGCCACTTTCACTGAGCGGCCTGAACCTGGACGCGGTGTATGAAAATTTTGTCCGCCAAGTAGCCGGGGAGAAACTGGCGGCAGGCGTATCGGGCACAGCGGACGAAAGTCTGAAAGATATAGTCGCCCGCGACAAAGAACGGCAAAATCTGCTCAAACAGATTGCGGCGCTGGAAAACAAGGTGCGGCGAGAGAAGCAGTTCAATAAGCAGGTGGAACTAAATGAGCAGCTTAAAAAACTCCAAGCCGAATTAGACGGGATGGCAGGCAGATAG
- a CDS encoding ATP/GTP binding protein gives MIQEVRLHKVATYTDPVSMCPLDINFCYGSNGSGKSTLANVISGKITEQECSISWTQDELPVLSYTKYFVEANFGERIGGIFTLGEESKDAQDFIAGKTAELESVNNLITTLTTSKEKLEQEQRQAKTDLDNACWATQQTHGEKFAHALVGYRGSKDKFAQKCLAEYPHMDKDSPPDIKSIEELYFSAYGDQKERYNILPQIDVSLIAQSETNELLGKRVTGSTDTPVGKFIEYLQNSDWVKQGISYSQRANGKCPYCQQIIPESIQQDIGNFFDESYEKDCAQLAQFSQKYSVNMASLLTTMQAVTGSNIPILEYDLFNAEVESLAKTIEANKKILAGKIASPGTEVSIEPLLASIQKLNVHIAAFNEKIARNNEIVKNQAQNQAKCTAEIWKLFTYELREIIAQHHKKIGGLNKGFVQISEKIRQENEKKTAIRQQITEREETLTSVLPTVNAINAILERFGFTGFKLAENSDAKGTYRIIRPDGSDAKKTLSEGEHNFIAFLYFFHLVYGSFERSGITKDKIVVIDDPISSLDSNVLFIITTLVKTLLSDCVDRKHGIKQIFILTHNVYFHKEVTFRGSRSEYPTTRTAYWIVRKRDEASAIVRFPKNPIQTSYELLWADLADTENTQRVTIFNTLRRILEYYFNIIGGLDYENRGINEFDGQDKIVCKALIASINDGSHFISDDFVMCYESDTLENYLRVFRLIFDKMGHENHYKMMMRETGEPDAEAEGQPNAMEAV, from the coding sequence TTGATACAAGAAGTACGCCTACATAAGGTCGCCACATATACCGACCCAGTATCAATGTGCCCCCTTGATATCAATTTTTGTTATGGCAGCAACGGAAGCGGTAAGTCCACCCTTGCCAACGTAATTTCAGGAAAAATTACAGAGCAAGAGTGCAGCATCTCCTGGACACAGGATGAATTGCCTGTGCTGTCCTACACAAAGTATTTTGTCGAGGCTAACTTCGGCGAGCGTATCGGGGGAATTTTTACTCTTGGCGAGGAATCCAAAGACGCCCAGGACTTTATTGCCGGTAAAACAGCTGAACTTGAATCCGTTAACAACTTAATAACAACACTTACCACTTCAAAAGAAAAACTTGAGCAGGAACAACGCCAAGCCAAGACGGACTTGGATAATGCATGTTGGGCTACGCAGCAAACGCATGGAGAAAAGTTTGCTCATGCTCTGGTTGGATACCGAGGGAGCAAGGATAAGTTTGCTCAAAAATGCTTGGCTGAATACCCTCACATGGATAAAGACTCCCCGCCGGACATTAAATCTATAGAAGAATTATATTTTTCCGCATATGGGGATCAAAAAGAAAGATACAATATCCTTCCGCAAATTGACGTCAGCCTAATCGCGCAAAGTGAAACCAATGAATTGCTGGGAAAGCGCGTTACAGGAAGCACTGATACGCCTGTCGGAAAATTTATTGAATATCTTCAAAATAGTGACTGGGTAAAACAAGGTATTTCTTATTCGCAACGTGCCAATGGGAAATGCCCCTATTGTCAACAGATCATCCCTGAAAGTATACAGCAGGACATCGGGAATTTCTTTGATGAATCCTATGAAAAAGACTGTGCTCAACTTGCCCAGTTTTCGCAAAAGTATTCGGTAAATATGGCATCGCTGCTGACTACCATGCAGGCCGTGACCGGGAGCAACATTCCCATACTGGAATACGACTTATTCAACGCGGAAGTGGAAAGCTTGGCAAAAACAATTGAAGCGAACAAGAAAATACTTGCCGGAAAAATAGCGTCGCCCGGAACAGAAGTCAGCATAGAGCCGCTTCTGGCCTCAATCCAAAAGTTAAATGTACATATCGCGGCGTTTAACGAAAAAATAGCCCGGAATAACGAAATCGTAAAAAACCAAGCACAGAATCAAGCTAAATGCACTGCGGAAATATGGAAGCTTTTCACCTATGAGCTTCGGGAAATCATAGCACAGCACCATAAAAAAATTGGTGGGTTGAACAAAGGATTTGTGCAGATCTCTGAAAAAATCCGTCAGGAAAATGAAAAGAAAACGGCCATTCGGCAGCAGATCACAGAAAGAGAAGAAACCTTGACCAGCGTTCTCCCCACTGTGAATGCAATCAATGCCATCTTGGAGCGATTTGGCTTCACAGGCTTCAAACTCGCAGAAAATAGCGACGCCAAAGGCACCTATAGAATAATCCGCCCTGATGGAAGCGATGCCAAAAAAACGCTAAGCGAAGGAGAGCATAATTTTATCGCGTTTCTGTATTTCTTTCATCTGGTATATGGAAGTTTTGAGCGTAGCGGCATAACGAAAGATAAAATAGTTGTGATAGACGACCCGATTTCGAGCCTTGATAGCAACGTGCTGTTTATAATAACAACCTTAGTAAAAACATTACTGAGCGACTGTGTAGATAGAAAGCATGGAATCAAGCAAATATTTATTCTTACGCACAATGTGTACTTCCACAAAGAAGTCACATTTAGAGGCAGTAGATCAGAATATCCAACAACAAGAACTGCATACTGGATAGTGCGGAAAAGGGACGAGGCTAGTGCTATCGTCAGGTTCCCAAAGAACCCTATCCAAACATCCTATGAGCTTTTGTGGGCGGATTTAGCGGATACAGAAAACACCCAGCGTGTAACCATATTTAACACGTTGAGGCGCATTCTTGAGTACTATTTCAATATTATTGGCGGATTAGATTATGAAAACCGCGGCATTAATGAATTTGACGGGCAAGATAAAATCGTTTGTAAAGCGCTCATAGCCAGCATTAACGACGGCTCTCACTTTATAAGTGACGATTTTGTTATGTGCTATGAGTCTGATACTCTGGAAAATTATCTTCGCGTGTTCCGGTTGATTTTCGATAAAATGGGGCACGAGAACCACTATAAAATGATGATGCGAGAAACAGGTGAACCCGACGCGGAAGCTGAGGGACAGCCTAATGCTATGGAGGCGGTTTAA
- a CDS encoding Site-specific DNA-methyltransferase (Adenine-specific) has product MDKMRMESQDLTQANIDKIAELFPGAITEAKDENGKLKKAVNFEMLKQLLSADVVEGDEAYEFTWVGKKASIVEAGKPIRKTLRPVVEDETIPTGLDSTGTTYRSSGSKNWDTTENLYIEGDNFDVLKLLQESYLDKINVIYIDPPYNTGNDFLYKDKFSITKDEYDDDLGVYDKDGIMLFRNSESFGRFHSNWCSMIYARLKLSLNLLADGGIIAVSINDKEIFQLGKIMDELFGSNNKLACAPWLSEASGGKEKTGLRTGHEYLLVYAKNKSENTVTQTEKATGELNLTDQFGPYRKGRELMKWGGASLRQDRPNQFYELLTPHGFSVYPYRNDGKEGHWRWGKENNSILAAQQETDFFHWELTSFDSGVTVDGKTERWVPYVKIRDTKKTVGWSTWLDKVGTNAEGTRELKELFGIKIFDTPKPTQLIKWVISLHEDDNSIVLDFFSGAAVTAQATSQLNAEDGGNRKFIMVQLPEECAPDSEAAKAGYANICEIGKERIRRAGEKIKADNAGKDGIDNLDIGFRVLKLDSTNMKDVYYGAGEYDQGKLTDLISNIKDDRDDMDLLYGCLLEWGLSLSLPHTSEKIGGVTVHTYNNGDLMACFAPKVSETVVREIAARKPLRVVFRDSSFADASAKINVEEIFKLMAPNTTVKVL; this is encoded by the coding sequence GTGGATAAAATGCGTATGGAAAGCCAGGACTTGACCCAGGCGAATATTGATAAAATCGCGGAGCTCTTCCCCGGTGCCATTACCGAGGCCAAAGACGAGAACGGCAAGCTGAAAAAGGCCGTCAACTTTGAGATGCTCAAGCAGCTTCTTTCCGCTGACGTTGTGGAAGGTGATGAGGCCTATGAGTTCACTTGGGTCGGCAAAAAGGCCTCTATCGTGGAAGCTGGCAAACCAATACGAAAAACTTTGCGCCCTGTTGTTGAAGACGAAACTATCCCTACGGGGCTGGATAGTACAGGTACCACTTACCGCAGTAGTGGGAGCAAAAACTGGGACACCACTGAAAATCTCTACATTGAGGGCGACAATTTTGATGTGCTCAAATTGTTGCAAGAAAGCTACCTCGACAAAATTAATGTTATCTACATTGATCCTCCATACAACACTGGAAATGATTTTCTATATAAAGATAAATTTTCTATAACAAAAGATGAATATGATGACGATCTTGGCGTATATGACAAAGATGGTATAATGTTGTTTCGTAACTCTGAAAGCTTTGGAAGATTTCACTCCAATTGGTGTAGCATGATTTACGCCAGGTTAAAATTATCTTTAAATTTACTTGCAGACGGCGGAATAATTGCCGTCTCTATTAACGACAAAGAAATTTTCCAACTTGGGAAAATTATGGATGAACTTTTTGGTTCTAACAATAAGTTAGCATGCGCCCCCTGGCTATCCGAAGCCAGCGGAGGTAAAGAAAAGACTGGTCTCAGAACTGGGCATGAATATTTGCTAGTCTATGCTAAGAATAAGTCAGAAAACACTGTTACTCAAACCGAAAAGGCAACTGGGGAACTAAACCTTACGGATCAATTTGGCCCCTATAGAAAAGGAAGAGAATTGATGAAATGGGGTGGAGCGTCATTGCGTCAAGATAGACCTAATCAGTTCTATGAATTGCTAACGCCACATGGTTTTTCTGTTTACCCATACAGAAATGATGGAAAGGAAGGACACTGGCGTTGGGGTAAAGAGAATAATAGTATTTTGGCTGCACAGCAGGAAACGGATTTTTTTCACTGGGAACTCACTTCTTTTGATTCTGGAGTTACAGTAGATGGTAAGACTGAAAGATGGGTGCCATATGTAAAAATTCGCGATACTAAAAAAACTGTCGGGTGGTCTACATGGCTTGATAAAGTTGGGACTAATGCAGAAGGCACCCGCGAGCTAAAAGAACTCTTTGGTATTAAAATATTTGATACACCAAAACCGACCCAACTCATCAAATGGGTAATTTCTTTACACGAAGACGACAATTCCATAGTGTTGGATTTTTTTTCGGGCGCTGCCGTTACTGCTCAAGCTACATCCCAACTCAATGCCGAAGACGGCGGCAACCGCAAATTCATCATGGTGCAACTTCCAGAAGAATGCGCGCCGGATTCCGAGGCTGCCAAGGCCGGGTATGCCAATATCTGCGAAATCGGCAAAGAACGCATCCGCCGTGCAGGCGAAAAAATTAAGGCCGATAACGCGGGTAAAGACGGCATTGATAACCTCGATATCGGCTTCCGTGTTCTCAAGCTGGACAGCACCAACATGAAAGATGTCTACTACGGCGCTGGGGAATACGATCAGGGCAAGCTTACCGATCTGATCAGCAACATTAAAGATGACCGCGATGATATGGACCTGCTCTACGGCTGCCTGCTGGAATGGGGGTTGTCGCTTTCTCTGCCGCATACCAGCGAAAAAATAGGCGGCGTTACTGTCCACACCTACAATAACGGCGACCTCATGGCCTGCTTCGCGCCCAAGGTCAGCGAAACCGTTGTGCGGGAAATCGCGGCACGTAAGCCCCTGCGCGTGGTCTTCCGCGACAGCAGCTTTGCCGATGCCTCGGCCAAGATTAATGTGGAAGAGATTTTCAAGCTCATGGCCCCCAATACCACCGTCAAGGTACTGTAG
- a CDS encoding Toxin-antitoxin system, toxin component, Fic family has product MGRGMKKKQDTTVAVRSSAAEYLTFAAAAGGGARSVEMRYEDENIWLSQKMLAELYDVEVPTINYHIKKVFRDSELLPEATIRKFLIVQNEGQRQVERQVDHYALQMIIAVGFKVNSVRAVQFRKWVNQIAKDYTIKGWVIDAPRLKNGGSPLTEKYYEELLEQIREIRLSERRFHQKITDIYATALDYDRDAKTTKEFFAKVQNKLHYATHKQTAAELVHRRADAKKEHMGLSTWENAPEGKIIKSDVTVAKNYLTKEELQSLERIVSAYLDLAERRTMRRIPMTMQDWARHLDLILQADGNDLLTHAGSISAQIAKDHAESEFEKYRIVQDKLFESDYDRYLRKLEEMRQPETDTSEPDGDTQ; this is encoded by the coding sequence GTGGGGCGCGGCATGAAGAAAAAACAAGACACCACTGTTGCTGTCCGCAGCAGCGCCGCAGAGTATTTGACTTTTGCCGCTGCCGCTGGTGGCGGCGCTCGCAGTGTGGAAATGCGCTATGAGGATGAAAACATCTGGCTCAGCCAGAAAATGCTGGCCGAGCTTTATGATGTTGAAGTTCCGACCATCAATTATCATATTAAAAAAGTATTTAGAGATTCCGAGCTGTTGCCGGAGGCAACTATTCGAAAATTTCTAATAGTTCAAAATGAGGGGCAACGCCAGGTTGAGCGGCAGGTTGATCATTATGCCCTGCAAATGATCATCGCCGTGGGGTTCAAGGTCAATTCTGTGCGGGCGGTGCAGTTTCGTAAGTGGGTTAACCAAATTGCCAAAGATTACACTATCAAAGGCTGGGTCATAGACGCGCCGCGCTTAAAAAACGGCGGTTCTCCTCTTACGGAAAAATACTATGAAGAGCTGCTGGAGCAAATTCGGGAAATACGCCTCTCTGAACGGCGCTTCCACCAGAAAATAACCGATATTTACGCAACCGCTCTTGATTATGACCGTGACGCAAAAACAACCAAGGAATTTTTCGCCAAGGTGCAGAACAAGCTCCACTACGCCACACACAAACAAACGGCGGCGGAACTTGTGCATCGCCGCGCCGATGCGAAAAAGGAGCATATGGGGCTGTCCACCTGGGAAAACGCGCCGGAAGGAAAAATCATCAAGTCCGATGTGACCGTTGCCAAAAACTACCTCACCAAAGAAGAACTGCAAAGCCTGGAACGCATAGTTTCCGCCTACCTGGATTTGGCCGAGCGCCGCACCATGCGCCGCATTCCCATGACCATGCAGGATTGGGCCAGACACCTTGACCTGATCCTGCAAGCGGACGGGAACGACTTGCTGACCCATGCCGGAAGTATTTCTGCGCAAATAGCTAAAGATCATGCGGAAAGCGAGTTTGAAAAGTACCGCATTGTTCAGGATAAACTTTTTGAATCCGACTATGACAGGTATCTCCGTAAGCTGGAGGAAATGCGACAGCCGGAAACCGATACATCGGAACCAGACGGTGATACACAATGA